A DNA window from Malus domestica chromosome 12, GDT2T_hap1 contains the following coding sequences:
- the LOC139189863 gene encoding uncharacterized protein, producing the protein MAEYEALILGIELAKQLKISRLTVHSDSQLIVGQTTEEYTTKNVRIKAYQQLVKGLANGFKYFELKQIPREMNERADQQTCVVSAAQENLRVIEVECLYSPSIGVEKSNVIKIDKQRARLDNPLLEQAQAEDDDCWVTPIVNYLTKGIQPEDHVEARKLRMKAVKYAIFNDTLYRNSLSGHYLRCLNPRQSKWVLRELHDQSNCRTLTICKMGHGHRRLLPRASRNNRFVILTTDYFTKWVEAETYIFVT; encoded by the coding sequence ATGGCGGAATACGAAGCCCTGATACTAGGCATCGAACTTGCGAAACAATTGAAGATAAGCCGTCTTACCGTGCATAGTGATTCACAACTCATCGTCGGCCAAACAACTGAAGAGTACACAACTAAAAATGTGAGGATAAAGGCATATCAGCAACTGGTTAAAGGGCTGGCGAATGGATTCAAGTATTTCGAACTAAAGCAAATACCTAGAGAGATGAACGAAAGAGCAGACCAGCAAACGTGTGTAGTGTCAGCCGCACAAGAGAACCTACGAGTAATCGAAGTAGAATGTCTATACTCTCCAAGTATCGGAGTAGAGAAATCAAATGTGATAAAGATAGACAAGCAAAGGGCGAGACTTGATAACCCGTTGCTAGAACAGGCTCAAGCTGAAGATGATGACTGTTGGGTGACTCCAATCGTAAACTACCTAACTAAAGGGATCCAACCAGAAGATCATGTAGAAGCGAGAAAACTCCGAATGAAAGCAGTAAAATATGCAATCTTCAACGACACGCTTTATAGGAATTCATTATCAGGACATTACCTCAGGTGCTTAAATCCAAGGCAATCTAAATGGGTCCTAAGAGAATTACATGATCAATCCAATTGTAGAACCCTGACCATTTGCAAAATGGGGCATGGACATCGTAGGCTGTTGCCAAGGGCGTCCAGGAATAACAGGTTCGTCATTCTCACCACAGActacttcactaagtgggtaGAAGCAGAAACATACATTTTTGTTACATAA